The Planctomycetia bacterium DNA window GCGCCGGCCACCGCGCCGGTCGCGGCATAGAACGCCATCCACAATCCGCTCGGCGCGAGGAGCAGCAACACGCTGGCGACCTGCACGCGCCCAAGCCGTCGATGCCACGCCGGAAATGCCTGGCGAAAGCGTTCGCTGACGAGCACCGTGCCCAGCACGAGCGTCAGCGGCCCCGCGACGAGATGCACGTAGAAGGCCCAATGATACCCGCCCCAGAAATACGGCTCGCGTCCTAGCAAGAAATCCGCCTGGAAATTCGGCGGCATGTAGTGGCGATACTCAAACACGACGGCCGCCGTGACTTTCAAGATCAACACCGCCGTCAACACGGCGAGCAGACGCGAAGTCGCGAGGAAAGGGACCGAGGGCATAACTTGTATTGTAGTAGCGACGACGAATTGCGGCGCTCTCAACGCTAAGCCCAGGGAAGGCCCTCGCAAACTCCTCCATCAGCAACGTCGATGGTGGCCTTCCCTGGGCTTGGAGGAGCCGGCGCCGTTACATTTTCAGCCCCATGAACTGCTGATGCCTCGTTTGCCGGGTTTCGCTACAATGCCGCCCCGAATTAGGAATTCGGCTCGTTTCGTGGAAGGGAGGCAGACATGGACGCTGCCGTGCGCGTGGTGGTGCAGGCCCGGATGGGTTCGACCCGTTTGCCGGGCAAAATCTTGACGGATCTCGCCGGTCAGTCGGTGTTGGAACACGTGGTG harbors:
- a CDS encoding DUF2306 domain-containing protein yields the protein MPSVPFLATSRLLAVLTAVLILKVTAAVVFEYRHYMPPNFQADFLLGREPYFWGGYHWAFYVHLVAGPLTLVLGTVLVSERFRQAFPAWHRRLGRVQVASVLLLLAPSGLWMAFYAATGAVAGAGLGALAIVTAICVALGWRYAVQRRFQTHRRWMMRTFILLCSAVVIRLIGGLATVAEIDAMWIYPASAWASWVVPLLVYEIGRSYGDRRGRLAANA